The Deltaproteobacteria bacterium nucleotide sequence CGGTACCGGAAATCTTTCCCCACCCGCCAGAAGGGGGCCTCCCTGGCCTTGCACGCCAGGTCGAGGTGCCGGATGACATGAGGCTGGGTGGCCCCGGTCACCAGGTCCACCCCCTGCTTGATGATCCCGGCCTTCTCGCTTGCTATCTGCAGGAGGCTGTGGCCGAGGAAGGCCTGATGCTCGAGGGAGATATTTGTGATCACTGAAACAAGGGGGGTGATCACATTGGTGGCGTCAAGACGTCCTCCCATGCCCACTTCCATGATAGCGATATCGGTTTTTTCCTCTGCAAAATAGATCAGGGCCATGGCTGTCGCCACCTCGAAGAAGGTCGGGAAATGCCCGGGGTCGATCACTTCCATCAATTTTCCGGTAAGCTCAGCGACCCTCTTCGGATCGATGTTCTTCCCGTTCACGCGGTAGCGTTCCGTGAAACTTACCAGGTGGGGTGAGGAGTAAAATCCCACCCTCATGCCGGATTCCAGGAGGATTGATTCCAGCATGGCGGCCACGGACCCTTTTCCGTTGGTTCCCGCGATATGAATATAGCGTTGCCCTTGATGCGGATTTCCAAAGGCTTCCAGGAGATTGGAGGTCTTGGAAAGACCGAACTTGATGCCGTATTTTTGAAGCCCGTAGAGATAACGCAGGGCATCCTTGTAAGAAAGAGTTCCTTTTTTCATGGGTTCATACTCCGAAACTTTCGTTCCCGGCGAATCATGCGATCATCAGTTCCCCGGGTCTCCGCCTGCCGGTCACCCGGCCTACAGACACTCCTCATGCCCACTTGAACAATGTATTTCCCTGTATCGCGATTTCTGCCGCCGCCCGCTAAATCTTTTCAAGGGTGGTATAGGACAGGTGAAGCAGCTTTTTTCCAACCTTGCCGAACAGTACTTCGATCTTCTCCCCACCCTGAACCTTGGAGACTACTCCCTTGCCGAATGCCGGGTGACGGACACGGTCACCCGGACGCAACCTGGATCCCCCCCTCATCTCTCGGCCCTGTTTGGAAGGGCTTTCACTAAATGGGGTAGGTTCGGAAACATGAAACTGGAATCCTGCCTTTTCCCGGCGGGTGACGCCTTCAGGCAGTCCCTGGAGAAAGCAGGAAAGACGGTCCCTGTATGGCATCCCCGAGTTCATACCGAAAAAGGGAGACTGGAATCCGGACACTTCCCCTGCCGGATAACACAGGATCAACTGGTCCCTGGCCCTGGTCGCCGCCACGTACATGAGGCGGCGTTCCTCCTCTAGGGCCTCCACTTTGGAACGGGCCCTGGCGGCGGGGAAATAGCCGTCCAGTACCCAGATTACGAAGACCACGCGCCATTCAAGGCCCTTGGCCGAGTGCACGGTGGAGAGGGTGAGGACATCGCCCGGTTTCTCCCGGCTGAGGTCCGCCGGACTCGTTGGAGGTTCCAGTGCAATATCGTCCAGGAAGGATCGGATCGAGCGGTATCGTTCGGCCATGATCGCGAGTTGCTCCAGTTCCCTCTGGCGGCGGGGGTAATCGTCAAAGAGGTCCTTGAGAATAGGATCGTAGTATTGGATGGCCCTATCTACAGCCTCCTCGGGCCTCAGCTTCTCTTTCGATAGGGACCTGAATAATTCGGCCAGGGCCTTCAATCCCTCCTCCCGTTTCCCAGCTTTCGGCCAATCGGCCACCTGAGAGGGGTGGGCGTCGGTTTCCTTCATCCAGCTCACGATGGCCCGGC carries:
- a CDS encoding bifunctional folylpolyglutamate synthase/dihydrofolate synthase codes for the protein MKKGTLSYKDALRYLYGLQKYGIKFGLSKTSNLLEAFGNPHQGQRYIHIAGTNGKGSVAAMLESILLESGMRVGFYSSPHLVSFTERYRVNGKNIDPKRVAELTGKLMEVIDPGHFPTFFEVATAMALIYFAEEKTDIAIMEVGMGGRLDATNVITPLVSVITNISLEHQAFLGHSLLQIASEKAGIIKQGVDLVTGATQPHVIRHLDLACKAREAPFWRVGKDFRYRSCNGGFHYYGLGRRLNKVKLGLVGTFQHRNAATALGALEILERKGYRFSHDAILKGLKGAKWPGRLQVVSLRPLTVLDGAHNPAAVKKLAESVRECFRYRRLILVLGVMADKDIRGIVEGIVPLSDYLIATRPIYSRSAEPGEIMKAAKKIMREGEVLPGLRQALDKARKIADAGDMVLVCGSLFTAGEALSYFDPGRYPLEDV